In one window of Mesorhizobium sp. B2-1-1 DNA:
- the prmC gene encoding peptide chain release factor N(5)-glutamine methyltransferase, whose amino-acid sequence MADPLPQALGPLLRAARARLAAVDDPALDARLIVEHFSGTTRTQAIADPEHAVDAAALVQIDRALRRRAGGEPVHRILGYREFYGLRLSLSPETLEPRPDTETLVEAILPFVRATVMREGECRILDLGTGSGAIALALLSAVPAAIATGVDLSEGALRTATRNAAQLGLGDRFTALLSDWFEKVSGRYHVIVANPPYIRSEDIGNLQDEVRDFDPRLALDGGADGLAPYRVIAAEAAKFLEAGSRIAVEIGYTQHIEVTAIFCSSGYAVAGAFGDLGGNDRVLVFQRGKP is encoded by the coding sequence ATGGCTGATCCTTTGCCCCAGGCGCTGGGGCCGCTGCTGCGGGCAGCGCGAGCGCGCTTGGCCGCGGTCGATGATCCCGCGCTCGATGCAAGACTGATCGTGGAGCACTTTTCAGGTACGACCCGCACGCAGGCCATTGCCGATCCCGAACATGCGGTCGATGCCGCCGCTCTTGTCCAGATCGACCGCGCCTTGAGGCGCCGCGCGGGCGGCGAGCCCGTGCACCGCATCCTGGGCTATCGGGAGTTCTACGGGTTGCGGCTGTCGCTGTCGCCGGAAACGCTCGAGCCGCGGCCCGACACCGAAACGCTGGTCGAGGCCATACTGCCCTTTGTCAGGGCAACCGTCATGCGCGAGGGCGAGTGCCGCATCCTCGATCTGGGAACCGGCAGCGGAGCCATCGCGCTGGCGCTGCTCAGCGCCGTGCCGGCAGCGATTGCCACCGGGGTCGACCTCTCGGAAGGGGCGTTGAGGACGGCAACGCGCAATGCCGCGCAATTGGGTCTTGGCGACCGGTTCACGGCGCTGCTGTCCGACTGGTTTGAAAAAGTTTCTGGTCGATACCATGTAATTGTCGCAAACCCTCCCTATATACGATCGGAGGACATCGGAAATCTGCAGGATGAAGTCCGCGATTTCGACCCACGCCTGGCCCTGGATGGCGGCGCGGATGGGCTGGCCCCTTACAGGGTCATCGCCGCTGAGGCGGCTAAGTTTCTAGAAGCCGGAAGCAGGATTGCGGTCGAGATCGGCTACACACAGCACATCGAGGTCACCGCTATATTTTGCTCGTCCGGCTATGCGGTCGCTGGTGCGTTCGGCGACCTCGGCGGAAACGACAGGGTTCTTGTCTTTCAACGGGGAAAGCCTTGA
- a CDS encoding DUF4167 domain-containing protein has product MRPQQQNRRMRGRNNNGGGGNNNNNNNRKGPNPLTRNYESNGPDVKIRGSAQQIAEKYATLARDAQSSGDRVMAENYLQHAEHYNRIIAAAQAQMPIQNVQQNRDEFDDDGDEDRDEFDNAGNAGNNVADAPVPVINHGAGPQPVIEGMPAEVALNRENGRDRDNNGGRNSGGRDNNGGRHRDRRPNGGYGQNSQRGDYGSSAEQGAQQQRNETAEQAEAVTPAESVAPVEQAAPLFENLSPAGLAAQAELNETAAETSPSRRPRRPRRPRGNADQITSGNDNADAGEVAAAPVDNGNADPAIADIDN; this is encoded by the coding sequence ATGAGGCCACAACAGCAGAACAGGCGCATGCGCGGTCGCAACAACAATGGCGGCGGCGGCAACAACAACAATAACAACAACCGCAAGGGGCCAAATCCCCTGACGCGCAACTACGAGAGCAACGGCCCGGACGTGAAGATCCGTGGGTCTGCTCAGCAGATCGCTGAAAAGTACGCCACCCTTGCCCGTGATGCGCAAAGCTCCGGCGACCGGGTGATGGCGGAGAACTATCTCCAGCACGCCGAGCACTATAATCGCATCATTGCGGCCGCGCAGGCGCAGATGCCGATCCAGAACGTCCAGCAGAATCGCGACGAATTCGACGATGATGGCGATGAGGATCGCGACGAGTTCGACAATGCCGGCAACGCCGGCAACAACGTTGCGGATGCGCCGGTTCCGGTGATCAATCACGGCGCGGGTCCGCAGCCGGTTATCGAAGGCATGCCGGCCGAAGTCGCGCTGAACCGGGAAAACGGCCGCGATCGTGATAATAATGGCGGGCGCAACAGTGGCGGCCGCGACAATAATGGCGGACGCCATCGCGACCGCCGCCCCAATGGCGGCTATGGCCAGAACAGCCAGCGCGGCGATTATGGTTCGTCCGCCGAGCAGGGTGCCCAGCAGCAGCGCAACGAGACGGCCGAACAGGCCGAGGCCGTCACGCCAGCCGAATCCGTCGCGCCGGTCGAGCAGGCGGCGCCGCTGTTCGAGAACCTGTCGCCGGCCGGGCTCGCTGCCCAGGCCGAACTCAATGAGACGGCCGCGGAGACTAGTCCCAGCCGTCGTCCGAGGCGTCCGCGCCGCCCGCGCGGCAATGCCGACCAGATCACCAGCGGCAACGACAATGCCGACGCTGGCGAGGTGGCGGCGGCCCCGGTCGACAATGGCAACGCCGACCCCGCGATCGCCGACATCGACAACTGA
- the clpB gene encoding ATP-dependent chaperone ClpB: MNLEKYSERVRGFIQSAQTMALSRNHQQFTPEHILKVLVDDDEGLAASLIERAGGSVRDVKLGIETALEAMPKVEGGNGQLYLAQPLAKVFSTAEELAKKAGDSFVTVERLLTALAVEKSAKTSDILAKAGVTAQALNQVINDVRKGRTADSANAEQGYDALKKYARDLTADARAGKLDPVIGRDDEIRRTIQVLSRRTKNNPVLIGEPGVGKTAIAEGLALRIVNGDVPESLKDKQLMALDMGALIAGAKYRGEFEERLKAVLSEVTAAAGGIILFIDEMHTLVGAGKADGAMDASNLLKPALARGELHCVGATTLDEYRKHVEKDAALARRFQPVFVEEPTVEDTVSILRGLKEKYEQHHKVRISDSALVAAATLSNRYIADRFLPDKAIDLVDEAASRLRMQVDSKPEALDEIDRRIMQLKIEREALKVEKDEASKDRLARLEKDLASLEEESTEMTSKWQAEKQKLGLAADLKKQLDEARNELAIAQRKGEFQRAGELAYGKIPELEKKLKEAEAQDGKAGMVEEVVTPDHVAHIVSRWTGIPVDKMLEGERDKLLRMEDEIGKRVVGQGEAVQAVSKAVRRARAGLQDPNRPIGSFMFLGPTGVGKTELTKALANFLFDDESAMVRIDMSEFMEKHSVARLIGAPPGYVGYEEGGALTEAVRRRPYQVVLFDEIEKAHPDVFNVLLQVLDDGRLTDGQGRTVDFRNTLIIMTSNLGAEYLVNLGEDQDVDQVRDEVMNVVKASFRPEFLNRVDEVILFHRLRRQDMGRIVEIQLKRLENLLVDRKITLSLDQEAIDWLASKGYDPAYGARPLKRVMQKDLQDPLAEKILLGEILDGSTVKVTAGSDRLNFRSKPTVVATEAAA; encoded by the coding sequence ATGAATCTCGAGAAATACTCGGAGCGCGTGCGCGGCTTCATCCAATCCGCGCAGACCATGGCGCTCTCGCGCAACCACCAGCAATTCACCCCCGAACATATCCTGAAAGTGCTCGTCGATGACGACGAGGGTCTGGCTGCGTCGCTCATCGAGCGCGCCGGCGGCAGCGTCCGCGACGTCAAGCTCGGCATCGAGACGGCACTCGAAGCGATGCCCAAGGTGGAGGGCGGCAACGGCCAGCTCTATCTGGCACAGCCGTTGGCCAAGGTGTTTTCGACAGCCGAGGAACTGGCCAAGAAGGCCGGTGACAGCTTCGTCACGGTCGAAAGGCTACTGACGGCGCTGGCGGTCGAGAAATCAGCCAAGACATCAGACATACTGGCCAAGGCCGGCGTCACCGCGCAGGCGCTCAACCAGGTGATCAACGACGTCCGCAAGGGCCGCACCGCCGATTCGGCGAATGCCGAACAGGGCTATGACGCGCTGAAGAAATACGCGCGCGATCTCACCGCCGATGCCCGCGCCGGCAAGCTCGATCCGGTCATCGGCCGCGACGACGAGATCCGCCGCACCATCCAGGTGCTGTCGCGCCGCACCAAGAACAATCCGGTGCTGATCGGCGAGCCGGGCGTCGGCAAGACGGCGATCGCCGAAGGCCTGGCGCTGCGCATCGTCAATGGCGACGTGCCGGAATCGCTGAAGGACAAGCAGCTGATGGCGCTCGACATGGGCGCGCTGATCGCCGGCGCCAAATATCGCGGTGAGTTCGAGGAGCGGCTGAAGGCCGTGCTTTCCGAGGTCACTGCCGCTGCTGGTGGCATCATCCTGTTCATCGACGAGATGCACACCCTGGTCGGCGCCGGCAAGGCGGACGGCGCCATGGATGCGTCCAACCTTCTGAAGCCGGCGCTGGCGCGCGGCGAACTGCACTGCGTCGGCGCCACCACGCTCGACGAATACCGCAAGCATGTGGAGAAGGATGCCGCACTCGCCCGCCGCTTCCAGCCGGTCTTCGTCGAGGAGCCGACGGTGGAGGACACGGTCTCGATCCTGCGCGGCCTGAAGGAGAAATACGAACAGCACCACAAGGTGCGCATTTCCGATTCGGCGCTGGTCGCGGCGGCGACGCTGTCCAACCGCTACATCGCCGACCGGTTCCTGCCGGACAAGGCGATCGACCTCGTCGACGAAGCCGCTTCGAGGCTTCGCATGCAGGTCGATTCCAAGCCCGAAGCGCTGGACGAGATCGACCGCCGCATCATGCAGCTCAAGATCGAGCGCGAAGCGCTGAAGGTCGAGAAGGATGAGGCTTCGAAGGACAGGCTTGCCCGGCTCGAGAAGGACCTCGCCAGCCTTGAGGAGGAATCGACCGAGATGACCTCGAAATGGCAGGCCGAGAAGCAGAAGCTCGGGCTCGCCGCCGATCTCAAGAAGCAGCTTGACGAGGCGCGCAACGAACTGGCCATCGCCCAGCGCAAGGGCGAGTTCCAGCGCGCCGGCGAGCTTGCCTATGGCAAGATCCCGGAACTGGAAAAGAAGCTGAAGGAAGCCGAGGCCCAGGACGGCAAGGCTGGCATGGTCGAGGAAGTGGTCACGCCCGATCATGTCGCCCACATCGTCTCGCGCTGGACCGGAATTCCGGTCGACAAGATGCTGGAAGGCGAGCGCGACAAGCTGTTGCGCATGGAAGACGAGATCGGCAAGCGCGTCGTCGGCCAGGGCGAGGCGGTGCAAGCGGTTTCCAAGGCAGTGCGGCGCGCTCGCGCCGGCCTGCAGGATCCGAACCGGCCGATCGGCTCGTTCATGTTCCTCGGCCCGACCGGCGTCGGCAAGACCGAACTGACGAAGGCGCTGGCGAACTTCCTGTTCGACGACGAGAGCGCGATGGTGCGCATCGACATGTCGGAGTTCATGGAGAAGCATTCGGTTGCCCGATTGATCGGCGCGCCTCCCGGCTATGTCGGTTATGAGGAAGGCGGCGCGCTAACCGAAGCGGTGCGGCGCCGGCCCTATCAGGTCGTGCTGTTCGACGAGATCGAGAAAGCGCATCCCGACGTGTTCAACGTGCTCCTGCAGGTGCTCGACGACGGCCGGCTCACCGATGGGCAGGGCCGCACGGTCGACTTCCGCAACACGCTGATCATCATGACGTCGAACCTCGGCGCCGAATACCTGGTCAATCTCGGCGAGGACCAGGATGTCGACCAGGTTCGCGACGAGGTGATGAACGTCGTCAAGGCGTCGTTCCGGCCGGAGTTCCTCAACCGCGTCGACGAGGTGATCCTGTTCCATCGGCTGCGCCGGCAGGATATGGGCCGCATCGTCGAAATCCAGCTCAAGCGGCTGGAAAACCTGCTGGTCGACCGCAAGATCACGCTGTCACTGGACCAGGAGGCGATCGACTGGCTGGCATCCAAGGGTTACGACCCCGCCTATGGCGCGCGGCCGTTAAAGCGGGTGATGCAGAAAGACCTGCAGGATCCGCTGGCGGAGAAGATCCTGCTCGGCGAGATCCTCGACGGCTCGACCGTCAAGGTGACCGCCGGCTCCGACCGGCTGAATTTCCGTTCGAAGCCGACGGTCGTCGCGACCGAAGCGGCAGCCTGA
- a CDS encoding MmcQ/YjbR family DNA-binding protein: MTLDDYNGFCASLPATSHVVQWGGAHVWKVGAKVFAIGGWSEGRDPFITFKCSDIAYDVLKEQPGLRPAPYLASRGMKWIQRQTSQSMDDGALKDYLRESHRLVALKLTKQARKELGLA; the protein is encoded by the coding sequence ATGACGCTGGACGACTATAACGGCTTCTGCGCCTCGCTGCCCGCCACATCGCATGTCGTCCAGTGGGGCGGCGCCCATGTCTGGAAGGTCGGCGCCAAGGTCTTTGCCATCGGCGGCTGGAGCGAGGGCCGCGACCCTTTCATTACCTTCAAATGCTCCGACATTGCCTATGATGTGCTGAAGGAGCAGCCGGGCTTGCGGCCCGCACCCTACCTTGCCTCGCGCGGCATGAAATGGATCCAGCGCCAGACAAGCCAGAGCATGGATGATGGCGCGCTGAAGGATTATCTGCGCGAGAGCCATCGTCTTGTCGCCCTGAAGTTGACGAAGCAGGCGCGAAAGGAACTGGGACTTGCCTGA
- a CDS encoding L,D-transpeptidase family protein, with product MLRTIFTLSALAAGLAFSSAFAAPTEDASPRVVRPADGGILLAQDGNLDIYYDARGNRVIVDADTGKVIAIQPPQTRLDRRALRRETRLRELGRVPADDDRYYLDDPEDMARFRRRQMEDEGRVIAPPVQEYDPYGDNSVEAYPPAPGGDGVYDNYPEAPQPATPPSIKRQPLNEASIEPVEPTAPAAQPAPAEEAGLPPKAGGKTVVDPSLSLGARQDVAALQVLLDRGGASPGVIDGRFGSNVDKALAAYNQITGSNLRSTDAVGIQAALAQSGGDALANYTITPEDAAGPYVASIPEDYSQKAQLDRMGYTSVTEALAERFHMDENYLKALNPEANFNRPGTIIKVANFGRLVSSPVARIVADKGKKEVFAYDTAGKLVAAYPATIGSSDTPSPSGIHAVSRVALDPNYTYNPNINFKQGENNKVLTIPPGPNGPVGSVWIALDKPTYGIHGTPDPSKIGKTESHGCVRLTNWDARELAKLVSPGVTVEFVD from the coding sequence ATGTTGCGGACGATCTTCACCCTTTCGGCACTTGCGGCCGGACTGGCGTTTTCAAGCGCGTTCGCCGCGCCGACCGAGGACGCTTCGCCGCGGGTCGTCCGCCCCGCTGACGGCGGCATCCTGCTGGCCCAGGACGGCAATCTCGACATCTATTACGACGCCAGGGGCAACCGCGTCATCGTCGATGCGGACACGGGCAAGGTCATCGCCATCCAACCGCCGCAGACCAGGCTCGACCGACGCGCGCTGCGCCGCGAGACACGGCTGCGCGAACTCGGCCGCGTTCCCGCCGACGACGACCGCTACTATCTCGACGATCCGGAAGACATGGCACGCTTCCGCCGCAGGCAGATGGAAGACGAAGGCCGGGTCATCGCGCCGCCCGTCCAGGAATATGATCCCTATGGCGACAATTCCGTCGAGGCCTACCCGCCGGCCCCCGGCGGCGACGGCGTCTACGACAACTATCCGGAAGCGCCCCAGCCGGCAACGCCGCCCTCCATCAAGCGCCAGCCGCTGAACGAGGCCTCGATAGAGCCGGTCGAGCCCACGGCTCCCGCCGCGCAGCCGGCGCCCGCAGAGGAGGCGGGATTACCGCCGAAAGCAGGCGGCAAGACTGTGGTCGACCCGTCGCTTTCGCTCGGAGCACGCCAGGATGTCGCGGCTCTGCAGGTGCTGCTTGATCGCGGCGGCGCTTCGCCTGGCGTCATCGACGGGCGCTTCGGTTCGAATGTCGACAAGGCGCTGGCTGCCTACAACCAGATCACCGGCAGCAATCTGCGATCGACCGACGCCGTCGGCATCCAGGCGGCCCTTGCACAATCGGGCGGCGATGCCTTGGCCAACTACACGATCACGCCGGAGGATGCGGCCGGTCCCTATGTTGCGTCGATCCCGGAAGATTACAGCCAGAAGGCGCAGCTCGACCGCATGGGCTATACGTCGGTCACGGAAGCGCTTGCCGAGCGCTTCCACATGGACGAGAACTATCTCAAGGCGCTCAACCCGGAGGCCAATTTCAACCGTCCCGGAACGATCATCAAGGTTGCCAATTTCGGCAGACTGGTGTCGTCGCCGGTGGCTCGTATCGTCGCCGACAAGGGCAAGAAAGAGGTCTTTGCCTATGATACGGCGGGCAAGCTGGTCGCGGCCTATCCCGCCACCATCGGCTCGTCCGACACGCCGTCGCCGTCCGGCATTCATGCCGTGTCCCGTGTCGCGCTCGATCCGAACTACACTTACAACCCCAACATCAATTTCAAACAGGGCGAGAACAATAAGGTCCTGACCATTCCGCCCGGCCCGAATGGCCCTGTCGGCTCGGTGTGGATCGCGTTGGACAAGCCGACCTACGGCATCCATGGCACGCCGGATCCCTCGAAGATCGGCAAGACCGAGAGCCATGGTTGCGTGCGACTAACCAATTGGGATGCCCGCGAGCTGGCCAAGCTGGTTTCGCCCGGCGTGACGGTGGAATTCGTCGACTGA
- a CDS encoding TMEM175 family protein produces MKRPLEPSQSGLHRVVGLTDGVFAIALTLIVLEIRVPTHEAIHSEGDLLDAVLALAPRFLTYALSFLTLTIFWFGQQAQHGLITRSDRRLATLNLCFLAFIALLPFSTDLLADFLEFRTAVAVYWLNLLMLGVTLIASWRYAEKNGLLADDVDVETKRTVYLRIVKAQLLWAVGALLCLVTPLLSVGFILMVQLIYAATPSAKWLRRIIG; encoded by the coding sequence ATGAAGCGACCGCTCGAACCATCCCAGTCCGGGCTCCACCGCGTCGTCGGGCTGACCGACGGCGTCTTCGCCATCGCGCTGACCCTGATCGTTCTGGAGATTCGTGTACCGACGCACGAGGCGATCCATTCCGAAGGCGATCTCCTCGACGCCGTCCTGGCGTTGGCGCCGCGCTTCCTGACCTATGCGCTTTCCTTCCTGACGCTGACCATCTTCTGGTTCGGCCAGCAGGCGCAGCATGGGTTGATCACCAGATCCGACAGGCGGCTGGCAACGCTCAATTTGTGCTTTCTCGCCTTTATCGCCCTGCTGCCGTTCTCGACCGATCTTCTGGCCGACTTCCTCGAATTCAGAACCGCGGTCGCCGTCTACTGGCTCAATCTGCTGATGCTCGGCGTCACCCTGATCGCCAGCTGGCGCTATGCGGAGAAAAATGGCCTTCTGGCGGATGATGTCGACGTCGAAACGAAACGCACGGTCTACCTGCGCATCGTCAAGGCGCAGCTTCTGTGGGCGGTCGGCGCCCTGCTCTGTCTGGTCACCCCGCTGCTCAGCGTCGGCTTCATTCTCATGGTGCAACTGATTTATGCCGCGACACCGAGCGCGAAATGGTTGCGCAGGATAATCGGGTAG
- a CDS encoding MFS transporter — translation MHSPSKAAAVPPPTANGTFCPQSQRRYVLIAAILASALGFIDGSILAIATPAIRVDLGASLAQAQWISNAYALTLSALILAGGAAGDRFGLRRAFVAGIALFIAASLACALAPNPAVLIAFRAIQGVGAAIMVPGSLAIIAKAYPKKERGRAIGIWAAASALTTALGPVLGGFVLSTLGNGIWRAIFAINLPLGLVSIYLLLAKIPADRPTEKRSLDLGGAALATLAFGLLAYGLTAMNAEAAGFMSGSAIVAGVVLLFVFIFYERRQREPMIDLNLFRIGAFAGANLATFFLYFALSANLFYLPMLLIAGWGLSTAEVGFIFLPLSALIALLSGPVGQWSDRIGPRFPIASGSLVVAFAFAGLGLLTHAGIHNFWTGTFPLMALMGFGMALVVSPLSTAIMTAVEDKDTGAASGINNAVSRIGGLIAVAAMGSLAAWVYAKALDGSALPGVPGFGEPATTGLAPAVDAARLAASDAAFSAVSFVTALLCLLSAVIAWMTISGESLPWRRPAENPSD, via the coding sequence ATGCATTCACCGAGCAAAGCCGCTGCCGTCCCGCCGCCGACCGCCAACGGTACGTTCTGCCCGCAGTCGCAGCGGCGCTATGTGCTGATCGCCGCGATCCTGGCTTCAGCGCTTGGTTTCATCGACGGTTCGATCCTTGCCATCGCCACGCCGGCAATCCGCGTCGATCTCGGCGCCAGCCTGGCGCAAGCGCAGTGGATATCCAATGCCTACGCGCTGACGCTTTCGGCGCTCATCCTTGCCGGCGGTGCTGCGGGCGACCGCTTCGGCCTGCGCCGCGCCTTCGTCGCCGGCATCGCGCTGTTCATCGCCGCTTCATTGGCCTGCGCGCTGGCGCCCAATCCGGCGGTGCTGATCGCGTTTCGTGCAATCCAGGGCGTCGGCGCGGCGATCATGGTGCCGGGCAGCCTTGCCATCATCGCCAAGGCCTATCCGAAAAAGGAGCGCGGCCGCGCAATCGGCATCTGGGCCGCCGCTTCGGCGCTGACCACGGCACTCGGTCCGGTGCTGGGCGGTTTCGTGCTGTCGACCCTCGGCAATGGAATCTGGCGTGCGATATTTGCCATCAACCTGCCGCTTGGGCTGGTTTCGATCTACCTGCTGCTCGCCAAGATCCCGGCGGATCGGCCGACCGAAAAGCGCAGCCTCGATCTTGGCGGCGCAGCGCTGGCGACACTGGCCTTCGGGTTGCTGGCCTACGGGCTGACGGCGATGAACGCGGAGGCTGCCGGATTCATGTCGGGTTCGGCAATCGTTGCCGGCGTGGTCCTGCTTTTCGTCTTCATTTTCTACGAGCGCCGGCAGCGCGAGCCGATGATCGATCTCAATCTGTTTCGCATCGGCGCCTTCGCCGGCGCCAATCTCGCGACCTTCTTCCTCTATTTCGCGCTGTCGGCCAATCTTTTCTACCTGCCCATGCTTTTGATCGCCGGCTGGGGGCTGAGCACGGCCGAGGTCGGCTTCATCTTCCTGCCGCTGTCTGCATTGATCGCACTGCTGTCTGGGCCTGTCGGCCAGTGGTCCGACCGGATCGGACCGCGTTTTCCGATCGCCAGCGGCAGTCTGGTGGTTGCCTTCGCCTTCGCCGGGCTTGGCTTGTTGACGCATGCCGGTATCCACAATTTCTGGACCGGAACATTTCCGCTGATGGCGCTGATGGGGTTCGGCATGGCGCTGGTGGTGTCGCCGCTGTCGACCGCGATCATGACGGCGGTGGAAGACAAGGATACGGGCGCGGCCTCCGGTATCAACAATGCCGTCTCGCGCATAGGCGGCCTGATTGCGGTTGCGGCTATGGGGTCGCTTGCCGCCTGGGTCTACGCGAAGGCCCTGGATGGCAGCGCCTTGCCCGGCGTGCCGGGGTTCGGTGAACCGGCGACGACCGGACTGGCCCCGGCTGTCGACGCCGCACGGCTCGCCGCCAGCGACGCCGCATTCTCGGCTGTTTCCTTTGTAACGGCGCTGCTTTGCCTGCTTTCGGCTGTCATCGCCTGGATGACGATTTCAGGCGAATCATTGCCATGGCGCCGGCCCGCCGAAAACCCTAGCGACTGA
- a CDS encoding M23 family metallopeptidase → MPDTEDVIAELGNEPPLIADGRSGPPDRREVSARWLSGTFLTGVTSSVLMGVALFAALDGRQQLATPPEIAELIGLAGNGDSGEMAKTTRLVAPRQIAKAKDRRRMEVSMVTKVGDRDVIHTMPFVQIKMALAAGHTTNRPYPPFDPMQVFGDDGDDASAQPATAAATPGQIYGTKVESEMSLKTVDFPIETASFDEKSDLSADEVEKVVREAGTDLSDGAVQVASLHYVDPQRFGEAFAESMAGSYDVRIVPENVSVAPRANADDQAPAFAEEIIPFTKDLAITEAFADSGYTGEDAAGMAEAITKLLNAPALKAGTVLRVGLEVHGDAAKVVRTSVYDRTQHIVTIALDDRGQYVPAQEPEPNPELLTAFDDSSAPVVVRGNLPNVYDGIYRAAYSYGMSKAMTQRLIKLLASDVDFQSRLNPADRLEVLFSQPDGDDQTSDNSELLYVSATFGGQTRNFYRFQMQDGSTDYFDEDGSSAQQFLLRNPLPAGKFRSGFGARRHPILGYVRMHTGVDWAAPIGTPIIAAGNGVIEKVGWAGGYGKQIIIRHANGYETSYNHQSAFAKGIEPGVHVRQGQTIGYLGQTGLATGPHLHYELIVNGTKVDPMRVRLPVGKVLKGEDLVAFKRERERIDDLLKQEDSDSLKVASAKIEG, encoded by the coding sequence ATGCCAGATACGGAAGATGTCATAGCCGAACTCGGCAACGAGCCGCCGCTTATCGCGGACGGCCGCAGTGGTCCCCCCGACCGACGCGAGGTTTCCGCGCGCTGGCTGTCGGGGACATTCTTGACCGGCGTGACCTCAAGCGTGCTGATGGGCGTGGCGCTGTTCGCCGCCCTCGACGGGCGCCAGCAACTGGCGACGCCACCCGAGATCGCCGAACTGATCGGCCTTGCCGGCAATGGCGATTCGGGCGAGATGGCCAAGACCACCAGGCTGGTGGCGCCGCGCCAGATCGCCAAGGCCAAGGACCGTCGACGCATGGAAGTGTCGATGGTTACCAAGGTCGGCGACCGCGATGTCATCCACACCATGCCTTTCGTGCAGATCAAGATGGCGCTGGCCGCCGGCCATACCACCAACCGGCCCTACCCGCCCTTCGATCCGATGCAGGTGTTCGGCGACGACGGTGACGACGCATCGGCGCAACCGGCGACGGCCGCCGCTACGCCGGGCCAGATCTACGGCACCAAGGTCGAAAGCGAAATGAGCCTGAAGACCGTCGACTTCCCCATTGAAACGGCTTCATTCGATGAAAAGAGCGACCTTTCCGCCGACGAGGTGGAAAAGGTAGTGCGCGAGGCCGGCACCGATCTCAGCGACGGCGCCGTCCAGGTCGCTTCGCTCCACTATGTCGACCCGCAGCGATTTGGCGAGGCCTTTGCCGAGAGCATGGCCGGCTCCTACGACGTCAGGATCGTGCCGGAGAACGTTTCGGTCGCGCCACGTGCCAACGCCGATGACCAGGCACCGGCCTTCGCCGAGGAAATCATCCCTTTCACCAAGGATCTCGCCATCACGGAAGCCTTCGCAGATTCGGGCTATACGGGCGAGGACGCCGCCGGCATGGCCGAGGCGATCACCAAGCTCTTGAACGCCCCGGCGCTCAAGGCTGGAACCGTGCTGCGTGTTGGTCTCGAGGTCCATGGCGACGCCGCCAAGGTCGTGCGCACCAGCGTCTACGATCGGACCCAGCATATCGTCACCATCGCGCTCGACGATCGCGGCCAGTATGTGCCGGCGCAGGAACCGGAGCCCAATCCGGAGTTGCTGACGGCGTTCGATGATTCGTCGGCGCCAGTGGTGGTGCGCGGCAACCTGCCCAACGTCTATGACGGCATCTACCGCGCCGCCTATTCCTACGGCATGTCCAAGGCCATGACGCAGCGGCTCATCAAGCTGTTGGCTTCCGATGTCGACTTCCAGTCCCGCCTCAATCCGGCCGACCGCCTCGAAGTGCTGTTCTCGCAGCCCGACGGCGACGACCAGACCTCGGACAATTCCGAACTGCTTTACGTCTCGGCGACCTTCGGCGGGCAGACGCGCAATTTCTACCGTTTTCAGATGCAGGACGGCAGCACGGATTATTTCGACGAGGACGGCTCGAGCGCCCAGCAGTTCCTGCTGCGCAATCCGTTGCCCGCCGGAAAGTTCCGCTCCGGCTTTGGCGCGCGCAGGCACCCGATCCTCGGCTATGTCCGCATGCATACCGGCGTCGACTGGGCAGCCCCCATCGGCACGCCGATCATCGCCGCCGGCAATGGCGTCATCGAGAAGGTCGGCTGGGCGGGCGGCTATGGCAAGCAGATCATCATTCGCCATGCCAACGGCTATGAGACCTCCTACAATCACCAGAGCGCTTTTGCCAAAGGCATCGAACCGGGCGTTCACGTCCGCCAAGGCCAGACCATCGGCTATCTCGGCCAGACCGGCCTCGCCACCGGCCCGCATCTTCACTACGAGCTGATCGTCAATGGCACCAAGGTCGATCCGATGCGCGTCCGCCTGCCGGTCGGCAAGGTGCTGAAGGGCGAGGACCTTGTCGCCTTCAAGCGTGAACGCGAGCGCATCGACGACCTGCTGAAGCAGGAAGACAGTGATTCGCTGAAGGTCGCGAGCGCCAAGATCGAAGGATAG